A region from the Medicago truncatula cultivar Jemalong A17 chromosome 6, MtrunA17r5.0-ANR, whole genome shotgun sequence genome encodes:
- the LOC25496411 gene encoding serine, glycine, tyrosine and glutamine-rich protein has protein sequence MGSCCSRPTKNISDEDYRNKLKNSKVTKTRRQVTRSSSALKDNNMVIMSTSMAGGGCGGGGGGCGGGGGGGHHGGGGCGGGGGGGHHGGGGGGGCGGS, from the coding sequence ATGGGAAGCTGTTGTTCTAGACCTACCAAAAATATAAGCGATGAAGATTATAGAAACAAGTTAAAGAATTCTAAAGTAACTAAAACTAGGCGACAAGTCACAAGAAGTTCTAGTGCTCTCAAGGATAATAACATGGTTATTATGAGTACTTCTATGGCTGGGGGAGGTTGTGGAGGTGGAGGGGGAGGTTgtggaggtggaggtggaggtggtCATCATGGTGGTGGAGGTTgtggaggtggaggtggaggtggtCATCatggtggtggaggtggaggAGGGTGTGGAGGGTCTTAA